The following proteins come from a genomic window of Acomys russatus chromosome 17, mAcoRus1.1, whole genome shotgun sequence:
- the LOC127201693 gene encoding keratin, type II cytoskeletal 6A isoform X6 translates to MSTKTTIRSQTSHRGFSASSAKIPGLNRSGFSSVSVCRSRGSGGSGALCGGAGFGSRSLYGVGSSKRISIGGGSCGIGGGYGSQVGGGFRFGGGASSGFGFGAGAGFGGGYGGAGFPVCPPGGIQEVTVNQNLLTPLNLQIDPTIQRVRTEEREQIKTLNNKFASFIDKVRFLEQQNKVLDTKWTLLQEQGTKTVRLNLEPLFEQYINNLRRQLDTILGDRGRLDAELRNMQDTVDDYKKKYEDEINKRTSAENEFVTLKKDVDAAYMNKAELQAKADSLADEINFLRAFYEAELSQMQTHISDTSVVLSMDNNRSLDLDSIIAEVKAQYEDIAQRSRAEAESWYQTKYEELQVTAGRHGDDLRITKQEIAEMNRVIQRLRSEIDHVKKQIANLQAAIAEAEQRGEMALKDARGKLEGLEEALQKAKQDMARLLKEYQELMNVKLALDVEIATYRTLLEGEECRLNGEGVGPVNISVVQSTMSSGYGSAGGASSSLGLGGGSSYSYSSGHGLGGGFSAGSGRGIGGGIVSSGGSSSSIKYTTTSSSRKSYRH, encoded by the exons ATGTCCACCAAAACCACCATCAGGAGTCAAACCAGCCACCGTGGCTTCAGTGCCAGCTCAGCCAAGATTCCCGGGCTCAACCGCTCCGGCTTCAGCAGCGTGTCTGTGTGCCGCTCCCGGGGCAGCGGTGGCTCTGGTGCCCTGTGTGGAGGAGCAGGCTTTGGCAGCAGGAGCCTCTATGGTGTGGGGAGCTCCAAGAGGATCTCCATCGGAGGTGGCAGCTGTGGCATTGGGGGAGGCTATGGCAGCCAAGTTGGAGGAGGCTTTCGCTTTGGAGGAGGAGCCAGCAGTGGTTTTGGCTTTGGTGCTGGAGCTGGCTTTGGCGGTGGCTATGGGGGAGCCGGCTTCCCCGTGTGCCCCCCTGGAGGCATCCAAGAGGTCACCGTCAACCAGAACCTCCTCACCCCTCTGAACCTGCAAATCGACCCCACCATCCAGCGGGTGAGGACTGAGGAGCGGGAGCAGATCAAGACCCTCAACAACAAGTTTGCCTCCTTCATCGACAAG GTGCGGTTCCTGGAGCAGCAGAACAAGGTCCTGGACACCAAGTGGACCCTGCTTCAGGAGCAGGGGACCAAGACCGTGAGGTTGAACCTGGAGCCGTTGTTTGAGCAGTACATCAACAACCTGCGCAGGCAGCTGGACACTATTCTCGGGGACAGGGGCCGCCTGGATGCCGAGCTGAGGAACATGCAGGACACAGTGGACGACTACAAGAAAAA ATATGAAGATGAAATCAACAAGCGCACATCTGCAGAGAATGAATTTGTGACCCTGAAAAAG GATGTTGATGCTGCCTACATGAACAAGGCTGAGCTACAAGCCAAGGCAGACAGTCTGGCAGATGAGATCAACTTCCTGAGAGCTTTCTATGAGGCG GAGCTGTCTCAGATGCAGACACATATCTCAGACACATCTGTGGTCCTCTCCATGGACAACAACCGCAGCCTGGACCTGGACAGCATCATCGCCGAGGTCAAGGCTCAGTACGAGGACATCGCTCAGAGAAGCCGGGCCGAGGCTGAGTCCTGGTACCAGACTAAA TACGAGGAACTGCAGGTGACAGCTGGCAGACACGGGGATGACCTTCGCATCACCAAGCAGGAGATCGCTGAGATGAACCGCGTGATCCAGAGGCTGAGATCAGAGATCGACCACGTTAAGAAGCAG ATTGCCAACCTGCAGGCTGCCATCGCTGAGGCTGAGCAGCGTGGGGAGATGGCCCTCAAGGATGCCAGGGGCaagctggaggggctggaggaggccCTGCAGAAGGCCAAGCAGGACATGGCCAGGCTGCTGAAGGAATACCAGGAGCTCATGAATGTCAAGCTGGCCCTGGATGTGGAGATCGCCACCTACAGGACgctgctggaaggagaggagtgcAG GTTGAATGGTGAAGGCGTTGGACCAGTCAACATCT CTGTGGTGCAGTCCACCATGTCCAGTGGCTATGGCAGTGCAGGAGGTGCCAGCAGCAGCTTAGGcctgggaggaggcagcagctACTCCTACAGCAGTGGCCATGGCCTTGGAGGTGGCTTCAGTgctggcagtggcagaggcatcGGAGGTGGCATTGTGTCCTCTGGTGGCAGCTCCTCCTCCATCAAatacaccaccacctcctccagcaGGAAGAGCTACAGGCACTGA